From one Microbulbifer sp. A4B17 genomic stretch:
- a CDS encoding flavin reductase family protein: MTTENSRTISPSPERSRLLRDTLGHFATGVTVITTQDANSQPAGMTANSFNSVSLDPALVLWSIDKQSMGYKAFTTQEHFAVHILRADQQHVSNLFAGRGADKFGQVNWYEGPNGIPRLDECAAYFHCRRAQCIDAGDHTILLGEVLEFAAFGGEPLVFHQGCYRALAGD; this comes from the coding sequence ATGACGACAGAGAATAGCCGTACGATTTCCCCATCACCCGAGCGAAGCCGGCTGCTGCGGGACACCCTCGGCCACTTTGCTACTGGTGTGACTGTCATTACCACTCAGGATGCCAACAGCCAACCAGCCGGCATGACGGCCAACAGCTTTAATTCTGTCTCCCTGGACCCTGCCCTGGTTTTATGGAGTATCGACAAGCAGTCCATGGGCTATAAGGCATTTACCACTCAAGAGCACTTTGCCGTGCATATCCTGCGAGCAGACCAGCAACATGTCTCCAACCTCTTTGCCGGTCGAGGGGCAGACAAATTCGGACAGGTCAACTGGTATGAAGGCCCCAACGGGATACCCCGTCTTGACGAATGTGCAGCCTACTTCCACTGTCGTCGCGCGCAATGTATTGATGCGGGTGATCACACAATACTTTTAGGAGAGGTTCTGGAATTTGCCGCCTTTGGCGGTGAACCTCTGGTTTTCCACCAAGGGTGTTATCGGGCCCTGGCTGGAGACTAA
- a CDS encoding glycerophosphodiester phosphodiesterase: MTSATLFCFAHRGYQQRASENTLQAIGHALELNVGGIEIDVWNIGGQLLVKHDRRLGRLIAGSELITEMRPEALKERPLPCGNKVPTLREVLQLVGNNVQLNIELKGPNCAGLLAEEIHTFTKDTGASYEQYIVSSFDHRQLYQCLQLVPQVRRGVLVSGVPLDLAACSAPLKAYSLHTNVDFVNADLIADAKQRGLKNYVFTVNDPNDLILLAAQGVDGVFTDEPQIVLDFNARAEFTKTGS, from the coding sequence ATGACTTCAGCTACGCTCTTCTGTTTCGCCCACCGGGGCTATCAGCAGCGAGCCAGTGAAAACACCCTCCAAGCGATCGGGCATGCGTTGGAACTCAACGTAGGAGGCATCGAAATTGATGTATGGAATATCGGCGGGCAACTCCTGGTCAAGCACGACCGGCGACTTGGGCGCCTGATTGCAGGCTCTGAGCTAATCACTGAAATGCGCCCAGAGGCACTGAAAGAGAGGCCTCTACCTTGCGGAAACAAGGTTCCCACATTGCGGGAAGTTCTCCAGCTGGTGGGAAATAATGTCCAGCTCAATATCGAACTAAAAGGGCCCAATTGCGCGGGCCTTCTCGCGGAAGAAATTCACACTTTTACCAAGGATACTGGTGCAAGCTACGAGCAATACATCGTTTCCTCTTTCGATCACCGACAGCTCTACCAGTGCTTGCAATTAGTTCCACAAGTCCGCCGCGGTGTTCTGGTTTCCGGCGTTCCGCTCGATCTTGCCGCCTGCTCCGCGCCCTTAAAAGCCTACTCATTACATACGAATGTAGATTTTGTAAATGCAGATTTAATAGCTGACGCAAAACAGCGCGGACTTAAAAACTATGTATTTACGGTCAACGACCCCAACGACCTGATACTGCTGGCGGCTCAAGGGGTCGATGGAGTTTTCACCGATGAACCCCAGATCGTTTTAGATTTCAATGCCCGCGCTGAATTCACAAAAACTGGCTCTTAG
- a CDS encoding TonB-dependent siderophore receptor yields the protein MKRYLLRPLSLAVAAVILNSGGQAVAEDREERAPNTADQTMEEVITTGTRKEGVSPTETLSPIDVVGGEDIADQASFDLTESLAKIAPSFNTQRYPIADGTAFIRPVTLRNLSPDQTLVLVNGTRRHRSALVNLQLAPLGTVNQGAQAVDFAALPSMAIERVEVLRDGASAQYGSDAIAGVINIILKDDAEGFSLSAQTGEYFEGDGTRMSLAANAGFAVGEAGFVNGTVEFSQADKTWRGEARPDAEFVGSVVGDNLVPLDGLGQRWGDPDVESLKFFINSGLEISDSLELYGNLGYSENETISDFFYRGPVLDPEYQFTARGTLQVDSPNDPLDPGSIDYIPDPAPQSLVDSILAQGLNPSDYLVADSTSDSGYVLRNPIYTQFPGGYNPEFGADIYDIAAVVGARGEFASGLSWDLRGRLAENEVDYVLKNSINPSLGLLSPTSFKPGSLTQEESSLNADFVYPIDVMAFASALNLAFGAEWREETYSISRGDAASIAVGPTAAYFGLGSDGFQGFPVEAVGSFSSESIAAYIDLEADVTDALTLGAALRLEEYDEFGSTSDWKLSARYDVNEQLALRATMNTGFRAPTPGQVNTLNVTTTTDSSGNLIPNGTYPVAHPVASALGAVELEPEESTSFTLGAVFAPIDNTSVTIDYYNIDIEDRLALRNNAIGDDEVVLLQNAGIENAALLNGSNANYFVNAYDSEVSGVDLAITSDFEIFESLLVVDLRHNHNRQEVTSVAANTINASRVFDLENQVPNDRTTLTLDLDTGGFFNGYLRFNRYGSWESTGGLFGAGDASDTYSYSSEILVDIEATFTLYENYKLSFGGENIFDVMPDDEQEPTLRYLGVRHALTSPFGFNGGYWYLRASADF from the coding sequence ATGAAGCGTTACTTGTTGAGGCCTTTGTCACTGGCAGTAGCCGCTGTTATTTTAAATTCCGGTGGACAGGCTGTTGCTGAAGATAGGGAGGAGAGAGCACCCAATACGGCCGACCAAACAATGGAAGAAGTTATAACTACAGGTACACGCAAAGAGGGTGTATCTCCCACTGAGACACTTTCTCCGATAGATGTTGTTGGTGGAGAAGATATTGCTGACCAGGCGAGTTTTGATCTCACTGAGTCTTTAGCAAAAATTGCCCCGTCATTTAACACGCAGAGATATCCTATTGCAGATGGTACGGCTTTTATCCGTCCAGTAACGTTACGCAATTTATCCCCAGACCAAACCCTGGTATTGGTAAATGGGACACGTCGCCACCGCTCCGCACTGGTCAATTTGCAGCTCGCTCCCCTGGGTACAGTAAATCAGGGGGCTCAAGCTGTAGATTTTGCCGCGCTGCCCTCCATGGCTATTGAACGGGTTGAAGTCTTACGGGATGGTGCCTCTGCACAATACGGTTCCGATGCGATTGCGGGCGTTATTAATATTATCCTGAAGGATGATGCAGAGGGATTCAGCTTGTCTGCCCAGACCGGGGAGTATTTTGAAGGGGATGGGACCAGGATGAGTCTTGCCGCGAATGCAGGGTTTGCTGTGGGTGAGGCCGGATTTGTTAACGGTACTGTGGAGTTTTCCCAAGCTGATAAAACCTGGCGCGGTGAAGCACGGCCGGACGCTGAATTTGTAGGATCAGTCGTCGGCGACAATCTGGTGCCCCTGGATGGTCTGGGACAGAGGTGGGGTGATCCCGATGTAGAGTCCCTAAAATTTTTCATTAACAGTGGCCTGGAAATTTCTGACTCGCTGGAACTTTATGGAAATCTGGGGTATTCAGAAAATGAGACGATTTCAGACTTCTTTTATCGTGGCCCGGTACTCGATCCTGAGTATCAATTCACAGCGAGAGGTACTCTGCAAGTAGACAGCCCAAATGACCCCCTGGACCCAGGTAGTATTGACTACATTCCCGACCCGGCCCCTCAATCCTTAGTGGATTCTATTTTGGCACAGGGCCTCAACCCCTCGGACTATCTGGTGGCAGATTCAACCAGCGACAGTGGCTACGTGTTGCGCAACCCAATTTATACCCAGTTTCCCGGCGGCTATAACCCTGAATTTGGCGCAGACATTTATGATATCGCTGCTGTAGTGGGCGCGCGCGGGGAGTTTGCCAGTGGCCTGTCGTGGGATCTGCGTGGACGCTTGGCTGAAAATGAAGTGGACTATGTCCTGAAAAATTCAATAAACCCAAGCTTGGGTTTACTGTCCCCTACTTCTTTCAAGCCGGGCAGTCTGACGCAGGAAGAATCCAGCCTCAATGCAGATTTTGTCTATCCCATTGATGTTATGGCTTTTGCGTCCGCGCTAAACCTTGCATTTGGAGCTGAATGGCGCGAAGAGACCTATTCAATTAGTCGGGGGGATGCGGCATCTATCGCAGTAGGTCCAACAGCGGCGTATTTTGGTCTGGGTTCAGATGGTTTCCAGGGGTTCCCGGTTGAGGCGGTAGGCAGTTTCAGCAGTGAGAGTATCGCGGCTTACATTGATCTTGAAGCCGATGTCACTGACGCACTGACCTTGGGAGCTGCCCTGCGTTTAGAGGAGTATGATGAATTTGGCTCGACATCGGATTGGAAGTTGTCAGCTCGATATGATGTAAATGAGCAGCTGGCACTTCGAGCGACAATGAATACCGGGTTTAGGGCTCCTACTCCAGGCCAGGTTAACACCTTGAACGTTACCACTACGACGGACTCCAGTGGCAACCTGATTCCCAATGGTACCTATCCTGTAGCGCATCCAGTAGCTTCAGCCCTGGGAGCCGTTGAGTTAGAGCCTGAAGAGTCCACCAGTTTTACATTGGGCGCGGTTTTCGCTCCAATAGACAATACCAGTGTGACAATTGATTACTACAACATCGATATCGAAGATCGACTGGCCCTGCGCAACAATGCCATTGGGGATGATGAAGTAGTTCTGCTGCAAAATGCCGGTATAGAAAATGCAGCATTGCTCAACGGCAGTAATGCGAATTATTTCGTCAATGCTTATGACTCTGAAGTGTCCGGTGTGGACTTGGCAATTACCAGTGATTTTGAGATTTTTGAGAGTCTATTGGTGGTGGACTTGCGTCACAATCATAATCGCCAGGAGGTAACCAGTGTTGCTGCAAATACGATCAATGCTTCAAGAGTATTTGATCTTGAGAATCAGGTTCCCAACGATAGGACGACTTTAACCTTAGATCTCGACACCGGCGGTTTTTTTAACGGGTATTTGCGTTTTAACCGCTATGGCAGCTGGGAGTCTACGGGTGGATTGTTTGGTGCAGGTGATGCCAGTGATACCTACAGTTATAGCAGTGAAATTCTCGTAGATATCGAAGCGACTTTTACTCTATATGAAAATTACAAATTGTCGTTCGGGGGGGAGAATATTTTTGACGTTATGCCTGATGATGAACAGGAGCCAACCCTTCGATATCTCGGAGTGCGCCATGCCCTCACATCGCCGTTTGGATTTAATGGTGGTTATTGGTATTTACGTGCGAGCGCGGATTTTTAG
- a CDS encoding M28 family peptidase codes for MKKIISRSLVGVLAIPSAVMAEELWITIGSDGYQTLKTNSSLVAKQSLTTHGEERNGVTILKVDEKNLSSISTLMHINHNRCGGFMVHDSLEEAQAAQVSSLTTTVNTLVTYSIDNADVVNALQAEISESNIRSTIQSLSNFTNRYYTTSTGVDSAEWIRDEWQAITGSRSDASVELYNHSWAQPSVILTIQGQTDPDEIIVLGAHLDSTVGFGTGEGTRAPGADDDASGIATLTDVINAIVATDYKPDKTLAFMGYAAEEVGLRGSDDIASDYKSQNKNVIGALQLDMTNYYGSNSDIYIIGDYTNSDQNNFLEDLAETYLSDLTVGTTYCGYACSDHASWYNQGYPVSFPFEATFNGSNPYIHTSSDTLANSGGDASHAVKFGKLAAAYVAELAKGYIGDDPGPDPDPDPGEEQTETFSGNVDRGSEEHYGPFSVTPGTDFIADMTGTNDADLYVRFGAAPTWRYYDCRPYEGDSSESCSLTVPSGESEAYFMVRGYSRLGSDYEVDVTYTPQ; via the coding sequence ATGAAAAAAATTATTAGTAGGTCTTTGGTTGGGGTCCTTGCAATCCCCAGCGCTGTCATGGCAGAGGAGCTGTGGATAACTATAGGTAGCGATGGTTATCAAACACTAAAGACAAATAGTAGCCTGGTCGCCAAACAATCACTGACGACTCATGGTGAGGAGCGCAATGGAGTTACCATTTTAAAGGTTGATGAGAAGAACCTTTCCAGTATCTCGACACTGATGCATATAAACCACAATCGCTGCGGTGGCTTTATGGTGCACGATTCACTGGAGGAAGCACAGGCTGCACAGGTTTCATCGTTAACGACAACAGTGAATACCTTGGTCACCTACTCCATTGATAATGCGGATGTGGTTAATGCTCTTCAGGCCGAGATTTCAGAGTCCAATATCCGGTCAACTATTCAAAGTTTGTCGAATTTTACCAATCGCTATTACACAACCTCAACCGGTGTAGATAGCGCGGAGTGGATAAGAGATGAGTGGCAGGCGATAACAGGTTCACGCAGTGATGCCTCTGTTGAACTTTATAACCATAGCTGGGCACAACCCTCTGTAATTTTGACGATTCAGGGCCAAACAGACCCGGATGAGATTATTGTATTGGGGGCACACCTGGATTCTACGGTCGGTTTTGGAACGGGGGAGGGCACCCGAGCGCCGGGGGCAGATGACGATGCTTCGGGGATCGCAACACTGACGGATGTTATTAATGCGATTGTAGCCACAGATTATAAACCGGATAAAACATTGGCTTTTATGGGGTACGCCGCCGAGGAAGTGGGATTGCGTGGCTCAGATGATATCGCTAGTGACTACAAGTCCCAGAACAAGAATGTGATCGGTGCTTTGCAACTGGATATGACTAATTATTATGGTTCAAATAGTGATATCTATATTATTGGTGATTACACCAATAGTGATCAAAATAACTTCCTTGAGGATCTGGCAGAGACCTATTTGAGTGATCTCACTGTCGGAACGACTTATTGCGGATATGCTTGTTCCGATCACGCCTCCTGGTACAACCAGGGTTATCCTGTTTCTTTCCCTTTTGAAGCGACTTTTAATGGATCAAATCCTTATATCCACACCTCGAGTGACACCCTTGCTAATAGCGGTGGGGATGCCAGTCACGCAGTGAAATTCGGAAAACTTGCGGCTGCCTATGTGGCTGAGTTGGCTAAGGGCTATATAGGAGACGATCCGGGCCCCGACCCCGACCCCGATCCAGGTGAGGAGCAGACAGAAACCTTCAGTGGTAATGTTGACCGTGGCTCGGAAGAACACTATGGCCCCTTCAGTGTGACTCCCGGTACTGATTTTATTGCGGATATGACAGGCACCAATGATGCTGATTTGTATGTTCGTTTTGGTGCAGCACCTACCTGGCGCTATTACGACTGTCGCCCCTACGAGGGAGATAGCTCTGAGAGTTGCTCTTTAACCGTGCCGAGTGGTGAAAGTGAAGCCTATTTTATGGTGCGGGGTTACAGCCGCCTGGGATCAGATTATGAAGTTGATGTTACCTATACGCCTCAATAA